The Gemmatimonas aurantiaca T-27 DNA segment CATCGCTGAATTGACAACCGCGGACTCGCAGGCACGATGGCCGGTCACCACGATGGGCCGAACGGTGTGAGTTGCATCAATGCAACGCGGCTCACATCGGAGCGATATCGCCCATTGTCCGCGATGATCCTGCTTCACTACGCTCGGGTATCACCCTGATCACCGCTTCAACACACATCGGGAGGATCCTGCCAATGGACCAGTTCTTCGAATGGGTGGAAGCGCGTACGGGATCGCCCAACCCCCACACCACGCGCAGTTTTGAATTCTCCGTGAGGAGACAGCAGGATGGTCAGTACAGTGTTGGCATTGGCGGGGTGCGTGAGACGCGGTATGTCGGAGCGGTCAGTCAGTTTCCGGAGTGGATGGTCCCGTGGCTCTTTCGGGCCACGTCGAAAGGCACCGGCATTCTGATCTCCGAGTACGGCCAATGGCGGGCGGTGTTGTCGTGACGCTCCCATACCCTGATGTCGGGCATCCCGTGGCCCGCCGTCGTGGGTACGGAAAGATCGCCCAAAAGTGAAATGGTCCTGGCCGGGAGAATTTCCGATGTTGGTGCATCGACAAACAGTGAGCCGGTGTGGCTCTTGATCCATATAAAGTGACGCGCATTCAGGAGCACCGATGAGAGAGAAGCCATCCCCCAAGCAAATCGCGGCCATGCTGGAAATCATGGCGGAGATCGGTCACCGGCAGAGCGTTGGCACCAAGCGCTCTATTGACACGCGCCACGGTGAACTCGGTATCCGCCTCGGCGTGGTGCAGAATCGGCACAAGCACAAGCCGGCGGTCCTGCTGAAGTTCCCCAATGTCCCCTGCGTGCAGTAAGAACCAACCGTATCTATCCGCGCGGATACAGGATCATCTGCGTGGCGCGGTAGTGCGCGATGACCTTGCCACTCTCCGCATGCGTGACGGTTGCATCCCACACCTGCGTCATGCGGCCCCCGTGCACCAGTCTCGCGACGCACAACACGGTGCCTTCCCGGGCCGTGGCGATGTGGTTGGTCTTGAGCTCAATGGTGGTGAAACTCTCGGCGCCTGCTGGCAGGTGTGCAACACAGCCGAATCCGGCCGCGGTGTCGGCCAGCGAGACCACGGTACCGGCGTGCAGGTAGCCGTTCACGGCCATCAAGTCTGCCCGCAGGGGCAACTCGGCATGGAGTTCTCCGTCGCTCATCTGCGTGATGCGGATGCCCAGCAGGCCGGGCAGGCCGCGGGCGACACGTGACTGGAGTTCGGCGAGTTCGATCATGCAACGGATACTACGATGCTGCGCAGAGGGCGGGAATCGAGGGCCTCGCGGCAGCCGGTGGCGTCATCGAGAACCGCTGCGTAGCGTTCGATATGCCTCAACTTCGCAAGCCATATCTGCTGTATCTGGGCGACGCGCAGCATCCCACCGATGCCAAGACGGCGTGTGGTCTCCGTGATTGGTGCCCTGCCGATGTCGTTGGCGAATGGAGTCTCCCGGCCGCGACGGTCAGCGTGGGACTCACCCGGCTTTCCCCTGCCGATGCGGCGGCGCGTGGCGCGGGCAGCCTGGTCATCGGCATTGCCTCGGTTGGGGGCAGGGTTCCCGACAGTTGGCTGCCTGATCTCGAAGCTGCGATTGTGTCCGGGCTTGATATCGTGAGCGGGATGCACACCCGGCTCACATCGTTTCCGTCGCTGGTGGCCGCCGCCGCCCGTCATGGCGTGTCGCTGCATGATGTACGGCACAGCACCACGACTTTTCCCGCGGGCACCGGCATCAAGCGCTCGGGACTGCGGGTGGCGACGGTGGGCACCGACTGCGCGCTCGGCAAAAAGTACACAGCCCTCGCCCTCACGAATGCGTTGCATGCCCGGGGACAGAAAGCGACGTTCCGCGCCACGGGACAGACGGGCATCATGATCGCCGGTCAGGGCATCGCCATCGATGCGGTGGTGGCCGATTTCATTGCTGGTGCGGCCGAGGTGCTGTCGCCTGCCAATGATTCGGACCATTGGGACGTGATCGAAGGGCAGGGGTCGCTGTTCCATCCGGCCTATGCCGGGGTGACCCTGGGGCTGCTGCATGGCTCGCAGCCCGATTTTCTGGTGCTGTGCCACGATCCGACCCGCAAGACCATCGAATACCGTCCCGGCTTCCCGATTCCGGCGCTTTCGGTCGCGGCCGAGCAGTACCTGGTGAACGCCCGGATCACGAATCGCCAGGTGCAATTGGCGGGGGTGAGCATCAATTCCTCGTCGCTGGGGGACGAGGAATGGGCTCGGTACCGGGAGCAGGTGGGCCAGGAACTGGGGGTGCCGGTCTGTGACCCCCTGCGCGGTGGCATGGATCCGATCGTTTCC contains these protein-coding regions:
- a CDS encoding PaaI family thioesterase, with translation MIELAELQSRVARGLPGLLGIRITQMSDGELHAELPLRADLMAVNGYLHAGTVVSLADTAAGFGCVAHLPAGAESFTTIELKTNHIATAREGTVLCVARLVHGGRMTQVWDATVTHAESGKVIAHYRATQMILYPRG
- a CDS encoding DUF1611 domain-containing protein; translation: MPQLRKPYLLYLGDAQHPTDAKTACGLRDWCPADVVGEWSLPAATVSVGLTRLSPADAAARGAGSLVIGIASVGGRVPDSWLPDLEAAIVSGLDIVSGMHTRLTSFPSLVAAAARHGVSLHDVRHSTTTFPAGTGIKRSGLRVATVGTDCALGKKYTALALTNALHARGQKATFRATGQTGIMIAGQGIAIDAVVADFIAGAAEVLSPANDSDHWDVIEGQGSLFHPAYAGVTLGLLHGSQPDFLVLCHDPTRKTIEYRPGFPIPALSVAAEQYLVNARITNRQVQLAGVSINSSSLGDEEWARYREQVGQELGVPVCDPLRGGMDPIVSRLIGV